The genomic DNA CGCCCAGTTCAATGCGGAAGCCACGTATCTTCACCTGATGATCGCGGCGTCCGATGAACTCCAGATTGCCGTCCTTGCGCCACCACGCCAGATCACCGGTGCGATACATGCGGGTTCCCGGCTCGCCATAAGGATCAGGCAGGAACCGCTCGGCAGTGAGGGCCGGTCGTTTCAGATAACCGCGAGCCAGTCCCACTCCTGCGATATAAAGTTCTCCCACAACTCCGACGGGTACCGGTTGCATTTCGCCATCAAGCACGTAAAGGCGGTAATTCGGCAATGCGGAACCAATAGATACTGCTCCGTCCAAAGAAGTTGCGGTGATTTCACAGGCGGTGGCGTCAATACAAACTTCCGTGGGGCCGTAGAAATTGAAGATTTTGCGCGCTACACGGCTCGACCACAGTTCGTTCGCGAGAGGCACCGGCAGGATATCGCCGCCAATAATCAAGGTGTCCAGACGCAAAGTCCAACTGCTGTGCCGAACCAGATGCCCGGCTAGACCGGGTGTGACATCGAGTACGGAAGGCTTGTGCTCGCGGGCGTAGACGCTGAACCGTTCTGCATCATCCCGGACAGCATCAGGAATGATGATGGATATTCCCCCGGCGCAGAGTGGACAGAATATCTGTTCAAATAACGGATCAAAGATGGTGGAGGTGATCGCCGCATAGCGCGTTGTGCGGGTAAGGCCGAAATAGCTGATGAGCGTGGAGACCTTATTTACAATCGCCGAGTGCTGCACCAGCACGCCCTTGGGAGTGCCCGTGGAGCCGGACGTATAAATGACATACGCCGGATTTTCCCCCGACAAAGATTTTCGACGATCTGCATTTCCCGGATTGCCTGTTAAAAAATGTGCCAGAACGTCCCGCGCTTCCTGCTTGTCAAGAACGAGTTGAGGCAGGTCATCAGCAAGCCGCGAAGCCAGCCCAGACACAGTCAACATGCACGCTGGTTGAGCATCTTCCAGCATGAAGGCCAGCCGCTGTGCAGGATAGCTCGTATCCAACGGCAGGCAGGCTGCTCCGGATTTCAATATGCCGAGCAGCGCAACCATCAACTCTAATGACCGTGGAATGGCCACTGCGACCAGATCTTCCGGCCCAATCCCTTCAGCAATCAACCAGTGAGCGAGACGGTTCGCCTGCTGGTTCAACTCTTCATAATTGAGTTCTTTTCCATCATCAATCACCGCTGTTGCGCGGGGTGTTCTTCTCGCCTGCTCTTCGAATAGTTCCGGCAATGTCGCTCCGGGTACATCGCGCTCAGTCGGGTTAAATTCTTCCAGAATGTGCCGCAGCTCTTTCTCATCGAGCAACTGGGTTTGCCCGATGTGCCGGCTCGGATCGTCCACCGTGGCTTCGAGCACGCGCAGGAAGTGGTGTGCCATCTGTTCCATACGCCAGCGGTCGAACAGATCATGGTTATAGACCCAGTAAATCTCGATGGCCCCTGCGTGCTCCACCGCATATACTTCCAGATCCACAATGACCTGCGGATAATCCCCCCGGACTACCTCAATTTCCAGACCCTTCAATTGATAGACTTCCCAAGGCATGTTCTGGAGCGAAAACATTACCTGGAAAACCGGGGATGTCTGCAGGCTGCGGCGAGGCGCAAGTTCCTCCACCAGCCGCTCGAATGGCACGTCCTGATGCTGGTAGGCTTCCAAGGCCATACGGTGCACTTCGCCCAGTAAATTGCGGAAACTCTTCTCTCCCTGCGTTCCCATCCGCAAGACCAGCGTGTTTACAAAAAATCCGATCAACTCTTCCAACTGCGGGTCCTGCCGGTTCGCAATCGGCGAGGCCACCACAATATCCTGCTGTCCGCTGTAACGCGACAACAGTACCCCAAAGGCAGCCAGCATCGTCATATACAGGGTCGCCTGATGGCTCTGGCTAAACCGCTTCAACTTCCCTGCCGCTTCGGCGTTGAGTCTCACGTGACAGAGTTCACCCTCGAAAGTTTGCAATGCTGGTCGCGGCCTGTCAGTGCATAGCTCCAGGCGCTCGGGAATGCCCGCTAACTGCTGCTTCCAATATGCCAATTCCCCTGTAAGCCAGTCGCCTTGCAACCACTCCCGCTGCCACAACGTGAAATCCGCATATTGCAATCTCAACGGCTTGAGCGGATTTTCCTTTCCCTGCCGGTAGGCGTCGTAAATTTCCGCCAACTCTCTATTGAAAATGCCTTCCGACCAACCGTCCGAAGCAATGTGATGAACGGTCCGCAGTAATATGTGTTCCTGCTCCCCCAGTCTCAGCAGCCTGACCCGCAGGAATGGCCCTTGTGACAGATCAAACGGACGGGCCCCTTCCTGCTTCAGAATCTCGATGACCTGCCTTGACTGTGCCTGCTTATCGAGACCACGCAAGTCATCTTTCGGCATGCTGATGAGAATTTGCGGCGCAATGACCTGTTCAGGCCTGCCATCCATTTCCTTGAAATGCGTCCGCATGCTCTCATGCCGCTCAACAATGGTATTAATCGCCCGTTCCAGCGTCACCGGATCCAACTCTCCACTTATCCGCAGGCGTACCGGGATCGTATATTCCGTGCTTGATCCTTTTAGCTTGTCTATGAACCACAGTCGCTGTTGCCCGTAGGACAAGGGCAAATGTTCCGGCCGAAGCTTTTGTTCCAATGCCACCCGGCTGCTTCGTGCTCCCGACAGTTTTGCCGCCAGCTTCGCAACGCTTGGCGCCTCAAATACGGTACTAACCTGGATGTCGGCCCCCAGCAATGCCCGAATCCGGCTAATCAGGCGAGTGGCCATCAGGGAATGTCCACCTAATGCAAAGAAGTCATCGTCAACTCCCACTCGGTCCATTCCCAGGAGTTGCGCGAAAATTTCGCACAAGATCTCTTCTTCAGGCGTTCGTGGTGCGCGATAGACCGCGGTGCGCAGATTGAAATCAGGGGTCGGCAATTTTTGCCGGTCCAGTTTTCCATTCGGCTTCAATGGCAGGCGAGGCAGGACGACAATGGCCGGCGGCACCATGTAATCGGGAAGCTTTTGTCCCAGATAAGTTTTCAACTCCTGGACCAGTTCTGCGTCTCCCATATTTTTCGCGGGGGTATTGGCAAACCGTTCGTAGTCCGCTGCCGACAACTGATCGGCCCTCGACACTCTGCGCCAGCGCGGATTGAATACCGCATCGTAAATGCCGTCACTTCCAAATCGCTGCCAGCGAATCTCCACGCCAAGTTTGCGCGCCAGCGCCATGACTGCATCAGGATCTTCACCTGTCGCGTGCTGCACCGCGATTTGCAACTCCCCGGCGCGCATCTCCGCTGGGGAATTTGCCAGCAACTCTACGGCCCTTACCGCCTTTGCGGCGCGCGCGTCCGGAATGCCGCGAACCCCGATTGAATTGGGAGGAGTTTCATGCAATCTTTTCTCAAGTTCTGTTTTCCAGCTTCCATCCTGTGTCCAGGAGATCTGCTGTCCGGGATCAATTATTTCCTCCTTGTCTCCTGCTCGAATCACCACGTCATAGCGGAAGCGGCTTAATTCGTTGTCATAGCATCCGGCTTTCAGCGAGCATGTGACCCGGCCCACATCTTCCCAGTTCCGGCCTATCTCTTCAAACAGGCGAGGCGCAACCAGTAATTCCTCCTCATCGCGCATGGCTTGCGCAATCCGGCGCCGCAGCTCAGCCACTGTCATTTCAGCGCCGGCTTTATGCAGATGAACCGACGCATGATAGGCCTCCATCAATGGCAGGCTGCGCACATCGCCGATAAAGATATGACCGCCGCTGCGGGTGACGCGCACCGCCTCACGCAACACGCCGATGAGGTAATGAACTTCCGGAAAGTACTGCACTACGGAATTCACGATCACCAGATCAACGCTTCCATCGGCAAGAAAACTCAAATCGTGGGCGAGCCCATGCCTCAGTTCCACCTGGCGCAAATCAGGCCGCGTGGATAAGGAGGAAGCCAATTGCTTCAGCACGATCGGCGAGAAGTCCACACCGATATAGCTGACGCAGTCTGCCGCAAGCCTGGTCAGCAGAAGCCCTGTTCCGCATCCAACCTCAACTACCCTCTTCGCTCCGAGTGATTTGATTCGGGCCACTGTCTCCTGCACCCAGATTTCCATCTCGTCAGGCGCAATTGGCTGCCCGGTGTAGCTATTCATCCAGCCCACAAAGTTGAACGCCCCTGATGTTTCCTGAGACCGCTCGTAAATGGAGTCATAGAGCTCTTGCCACTGCGATATCTGTGACTTTCGCGCTTCATCCTGCTCGTCAGCAGTCTCCGCGCGAGTGACATATCCCACCAGGCCCTTTTGTGTGCCATCATCGCGGACAATTACGGCAGCATCACGCACGCGCGGATGCTCCAGCAATGTTGCCTGAATTTCACCGAGTTCAATGCGGAATCCCCTGACCTTCACCTGGTCGTCAGAACGCCCAAGAAATTCCAGCGTTCCGTCATAATTCCAGCGGGCCAGATCACCAGTCCGGTACATCCGGCTTCCCGACTCTCCCCACGGATTAGCAACAAATCGCTCAGCCGTCAGACGCGGACGATTCACGTAACCACGTCCCACTCCACGTCCGCCAATGTAAAGATCACCAACTACGCCAATCGGCACCGGCCGCAAGAAACTGTCCAGCAGGTAAATCTGCGTATTCAGGATGGGCCTGCCGATGGTTTCCGGGCCGCCCGGTTCCCGAAACGCAAAGGTCGAATAAGTAGTCGTTTCGGAAGGGCCGTATGCGTCAACGACGCGCGCATTCGTCTCCCTGTAGATGCTGTCTACAAGCGCACTTGATAACGGTTCACCGGCCAAACTCACCACCCGCACCGATGGCGGAATGGCGCCAGTCCTTAGAAGTTCCGTTGCTGCTGATGGAACTGTATTAAGCAGAGTCGGCTGGTGTGTTCGCGATGCGTTCGCAACATCCAACGCATTTTGGGCCAGGACCACTTTGCCTCCCCGGCAAAGTGGAAGGAAGATTTCAAATACTGATAAATCGAAGCTGATGGAAGTAGATGCCAGGACCTCTGCCCGGTCTTCGGGCCCGAATACGCTCTCGGCCCAGAACAGGAAAGCCGTCGTATTGCGGTGCTCAAGGGCCACGCCTTTAGGCTTGCCTGTTGAGCCAGAGGTATAAATCAGATATGCGGCATTTCGCGAGTCGGGGAGTTGCAGTGGAGTGGTAGATTCGATTCCGGCGCGTAAAGCACAATCAGATTCCAAGGTAATGAGGCTTGAGTTGCGGCCAGCCAGGACTGATGCCAGATTGCGTTCACAAAACAAAAACCTTGGCGAAACATCTGCAATCATGAATAACAGCCGCTCGGCTGGATAGGCTGGGTCCAGCGGCAAATAAACGCCTCCCGCCTTTAAAATCCCAAGCAGGGCGATGATCATCTCTAGGGAACGCGGCATTGCCAGACCGACTATGTCCTCCGGCTGTAAACCCTGCTCCTTTAAATAATGTGCCAGTTGATTGGACCTGGCATCCAGTTCCAGATAGGTCAGCTCGCATCGATTGTGCGCAACAGCAATGGCGCCCGGATTTATGGCCGCCTGCTGCTGGAACAATTCAACCAGCGTGGTCTCCGGCACATCTTTTTTTGTATCGTTCAATCCGTGAAGGATATGCTGCTGTTCTTCCTGGCTGAGGACATCAATGTTGCGAAGCGGCTTTTCCGGCTGGGCTATAACCGCATTGAGCACCATAAGGTAATGCTTTGCCATTTGCTCAGTGCGCCAGGGTTCAAAGACGTCCCGGTTGTAGAGCCACCGCACATTCAATCCCGCGCCAGTTTCCCAAATGTGGACTTCAAGGTCCCAGCGTGCCTGGGCCGCATCGCCGATCATCGGTTCCAGTGCGAGAGATGACTCTCCTGCTTCCAGGCCAAATGGCATGCTCTGCAATGCCAGCACCACCTGAAACAGCGGGGTATAGTCAATGCTTCTTTGCGGAGAGATCTCCTCCACAAGCCGGTCCACGGGAACGTCCTTGTGCTGGTAGGCATCCCAGGTCGTCTGCGTCACTTCATTCAGCAGCTCGCGGAAACTCGCTTGCGGAGAGATGCGTACTCGCATCACAAGCGTGTTTACGAAGATGCCAATCAGCTGCTCTAACTGCGGGTCCTGACGGTTCGCGATTGGCGATCCCACCACAATGTCATCCTGGCCGCTGTATCGGGAGAGCAGCAGTGCGAAAGCCGACAGCAGGCTCATATACAACGTCGCCTGGTTCTCACGGCTGAGTTGCTTTAAGGCTGCCATCTGGTCCGCCGGCAGGAGGGCCTCCTGTACTTCGGCCCGGAACGTCTCTACGTGGTGTGGATGGTCCACCGGCAGCTCGAGCCGTTCCGGTATACCCTCCAATTGCTTTTTCCAATATTTGAATCCCTTATTCAGCCGCCCGCTCTCTACCCAATTCCTCTGCCACAATGTGAAATCGGCATACTGGATGGCCAGTGGTTCCAGCGGATTACCGCGTCCCTGCCGGTAAGCGTCATAGATTGTCAGCAACTCTCGATGAAATACTCCCCACGACCAGCCATCGGTTGTAATGTGGTGCATGGTCTCCACGAAGACATGCTCCGTTTCATTCAGCTTCAGCAGCCTGACCCGCAGTAGTGGGCCACGTGATAAATCGAACGGTTCAGCGCCTTCATCTTTCAGCGCCTGCAATACTCGGGCTGCCTGTGTCTGCTCGTCGAGCCAGCTCAAGTCCTCAACCGGCATGGAGATTCGCAAACCCGGCTCAATGACCTGCACTGGCTCGCCATCAATCTCTTCAAAACGAGTCCGCAGGCTCTCATGGCGTTCCACTATGGTATTGATTGCTCGCTCGAGGGATACCCGGTCCAACGCTCCTTTTATCTTTAATCCAAACAGCAGGTTGTATTCGCTGCTTGTCCCTTTCAGCTTGTTGATGAACCACAAGCTTTGCTGGGCATAGGACAGAGGCAACCGTGCAGGCCGGGCCTTCGGCTCAATGGCCGCTTTCATTCGTGGAGCTGCAGCAGGTTGGCTCTGGGTTGTTCTTTCCAGACGATCCGGGTTTTCAAAGATTTCCATCCATTTCCTTCCAGGAGATCAGCGTGTAAGCAGGTGCAGTGACTGCTACCAGTCCGGTGAGCAATTTTTATTTGAGCGATAGCGCCAGGATGTTGAATCAGGCGAAGTGGGGCATGACTTTTTCAGCGAAAGTCTTAATGGATTCCATGACCAACTCATGCGGGGTGGTGCCGGTTTGCATCACGAGCATCAATTCATCCACACCGGCATCTACGAACCGTTGGACCGATTCACGCGCTGCCTGCGGGTCTCCAATCACGGAAGAAAGTTGTGACTGGGGCGCATTGCGGACGCGCGCAAAATCGCGGACATAATCATCCGGCAGGAAGTCCTTGGTTATAGGAAGAGCGCCGACCGGTCTTTCTCCCCGGTAATAATGGAGTAACGCTTCGGTAAAGTAGGTTGACCCGCGCAGGCCATGGCGGCACGCCTCAAAATCATCGTTTAAGACCAGGCACGCTGCAGTACACGCGAAATGATTGGTCACAGTAGACCCAATGGGCGTGCTGACGGCAATGGCCTCCCGATATTCAGAAATACAACTGGCCAGGGCATCGCTCCGGTAAGTGCCGAGATTCAGCGCACCAATTCCCATCTTGCCGACCGAACGCGCGTCTTCCGGCTTGGAGCACGCCGCGAAGATCGGAGGATGCGGCTTTTGCAGCGGAGTGGGCACAATGTGTGTGGGCGGGATGTTGAAGAACCGGCCTTTATAACTGAACGGCTCAGGGTTCCACATTTTGGGAATGATCTCAAGCGCTTCCTGCCACTCGTCGCGCAAGGTGGTCTTGTCCACCTCAAAAGCTTCCTGCTCTACTCTTGATCCTGACCGTGCTGTTCCCCAGTTGACGCGCCCGTTGGACAAAATATCCAGGGTCGCTATGCGCTCGGCAATCCGAATCGGGTGGTTATAACGGTACGGGAGCAGCGTGCAACCGTGGCCAAGCCGGATTCTGCTTGTCTGCGCTGCAACGAACGAAAGAAAAACCTCCGGCGCTGATGAGTGCGAGTATTCATACAATCCGTGATGCTCAACTTCCCATATACAGTGATAGCCGAGTTCGTCAGCGAGCCGGGCCTGTTCTACGCAATCGCGAAACAGCCTTGCTTCCTTTTCAGGAGTCGAATCCGCTGTCTGCATTTCAAAAAAGAGTGAAAATTTCATGCTTTTGAAAGTTCCAGTTCAGGCAAGTTAAAACTTTGGGACTGAGTCTATGAACTCCCGCTCCTCGGTCGTAAGCTGTACGGCCGAGGCCATCATCAGATGCGGGTGGTCTTGGGAACTCAGGGTCATTTTGAAGTGCGGCATCGCGAGAGTTTCTCGTCGTGGAGACAGGCCGAGTGTTTTGGCCAACCGGTCAAAGCAGGGCGGATGAATGAAGACATGACATCGCCTCATCTCTTCTGTGTCCGGACCGCCTTGCACTCGCGGACCGCTTTCAGCTATGCCCGATACTGAGCGAAACCAGCATGCGTTCACCGTGCTCCAGGGTGTGAACATTTTCAGGCAACGGGTTGCAAGGTCAACGCAGTCTCGCTGGTCTTCATAGGGTTCAAAGCGCAATTCCTGATTATCTGACCGGGTGATTGTGATGAATTTGCCGAAGCGCTCAGCCACTTTCCGCATGAGCTGCTGCTTTACTCTCCGGTACTTCTCAGCGCCTGCATATTCTTCCGTGAGCAGCTCATAAGCCTGCTGAACTTCCGGCGTGCTATAACGATGCAAAATCCGGTGCAACCCAACGGCAACATAGAAGGACGACATATTCACAGTCATCTGCACTAAAAACTTGATATACCGCACTCCCATCGCCCGCTCGTCAGGAGTGCCTTCCTGTTCCTGCTGAATTTCATACCTTTCTGATTCGAGGTAAATAAGCCATTGGAGCGCATCCTGTTCATCGCGGGTCATGCGCCGGATCTTCTGTTTCAAAGGCTTGTTGCGCCAATAAGCTCTTTTCCTCTCCCTGGCCTGTTCAGCCGCCAGCCTTTTCTTGGCCGTGGCAACAATCTCAATCGCCGCAGCACGGTCCTGCACGATGAAATAAGCCAGTTGAAATGCCCGTTCCAGCAGATCAGGACATCCTGCAGTTTCCCATCCCTTATGTTGTTGAAGCTGCCCCATTCTCCATCCTCGGTCTTGCAGAACGGCTTTTGTGATTCAGCTACATCGGATTTCTCCCGTGGTTTCTTGAGCAGACCTGTATCAGCATTCATGCGAGCAGGCTCCGCGATCATCGCGACTTCATCGCTCATAAACAGAAAAAAATGGGAGTGCGATTATTATCGGGGTCCCACGGAGAAAAAGTGGCGTTTTTGTCCGTCCGATTCGATTTTGAATCAGACCTGTAGTGGCAGACAGATGTTAACAGGAGTACTGTTATCCGGCAGTTCGATGAACCGAATGATCTCATCATCAAGGCCGCTCACCCCAGCTTACGCAAATGATGCGGCAATTTTCCGCGTGCCCGAACCAGGGGACCAGTTACTGGCGCTGTGGGCCCAGGTCATGTTGTTTTGAATTACAAGATCTCCGGGAGCTAACTTGCGGGTAATTTTGCATTTGAAAAGCTCTGTATAGCGCACGCCGGAATGCCAAATGCGCCGGTCGGCTTCCGGATCCAGTTGGCGGAGTTCAAGGCCTCCGGGCGGCTCCTTGAGTAAACCTGATTGCGCCAGCAGCCGCGCGTATTCCGGCACCGAATCAAGATCTGCGCCATCAATACTGTCCCAATATACGTTTACTTTGCGATTTAAAACGGCAGAGTATGCTGGCTCAGGTTTAGCCAAAACCTCAACGACAGTAAGGCCGGGGATTTTGGTCTCATGCTCCTGCAGAATCTGGTCATCATCCCGGAGCACGTCGTCCGGCAGATTGAGCTGGTACAGTCCTTTGGCCCGCAGAATCTCATGCCGCGCGAGTGGCTTGTTCCCCAGCTTTCCTCTCATCACTCTCTCACGCACACACCGCCACGCATGACTTGAGTCGTCAACATTCATCAGAATGGTTTCACCGCCATCGGTGGTGTTCTCATAGCAGTAAAAGGTCGCTAGCTGCATGCCCACAAAACTGCTGCCTTCGGAATGAGGAGTAATAAACTGGTAGTCAGTGCGCTTGTTGACGCTCATGAAGTACTTGCTGATATTGTGACGATGGCCATGAAATCCGGCCATGCCTGCCTGTAAACTCAACGCGTCACTGAGGCCGAGTTTTTCAGCTATCTGGTGCATGACATGGTCAGCCTGCTCCGCGCTTAAATTCTGCACCAGCACCACCAGGTCTTTTTTGAGAGATTCGACCGCAAGATCCATATCAACAGCACGATCACCGTGTTCGATAATGACTAACCTTGCAGTGTCCTCACGGATCATAGATTTACCTCCAATCCTGCTGCTGTCGGTCCCCGCCAAGGACCTCATTCACACAGGGATGATTGAACAGATGTATAAGGAAGGCTCGGAGAGCACATAACCGAAGACACGGCGCAGCCAAACTGCAACCAATTCTTCTTACCGCTGATTAATGCTGATCAACCACAGATCAACAGCAGGGAGATACAGGACAATAATTGATGTTGTCAGAGCTCACGGTTCAATGGGCAGGCTACCGCCCCGTCAGTCCCATTTCTGGTTCCAATTGAAGATGTCCTGATTGAATCCGCAACCCGGCGCAGTGCTGCGCTGAGCAGTCACGGTTTTTTGGTTATATACCTTTAAGAAAAGATCAGGCGTATCATTATCGGAATCTGAAAGCCGCTCAATCGCGTTTTAGTGAGGGCGAAATTGCGATCTCCGAGGCTCACGAAAGGGTTCACGCAGGATCAGCATGGTCATGGTGAAAGCGCCAACCGAGAAAGGTCATGCTTCCAATCATGCCCATCCAGCCCACCATGCGGACCACATGGGCGATGCGGATTTTAGATGGTGGTGGTCAGGATCGAACCGACGACCTCTTCTATGCCATGGAACGAAGAAAACGGCGATTTGGTGATGGCAAAGGACTTATAGCCGGCTTGGCGTGACAAAACCGGCGTAATCGGCGCTATTTGCGCCCAAATTGCGCCCAAAAACTAACCAGTGGGTTAAGGGCTGATCTGTGGGGAATCAGCCCCCTTTTTTTCGATGATCAATGCTGCAATTTTCGCCTTACGCAGTGAGCAGGTTCCTAGTAGAGGCAAATACAAGATGCGGGGCTTTCCACGCCCCAATTTGGGCGGGTTGCCCCGAAAATACGATTGGAATGATGGCGAAGAAGGGACTCGAGCCTCAGAGTTTCGGCAACTCGTTCGACCTCAACTGATTAGCGACTTCCATTGAGAGTGTGTAAAGCACGCAATGGACGCTGTTATCGCCCCTTTAATGTACCTAGATTTTTGGTCTGTCCGAATCTCTTCAGGACGACTGATTAAGAGCCAGCGATTGAATTGCAGATTTTTCTAGTTTCACCGTGCTAAATCAATGAACTTGCCCGCAACTTCGCGCGCACGGAAGCATTTATATCAAGTACTGAAAAGGCGCGCTTTGGCGCATACTGGCCCTGCACGGCCAGGAATGTGGCCGTGCAGGGCATGTTAGATGCAACGCGCCAAGTAGGCACAACTCAACTCGTGTACGTTTTCACTTTGGACGAGGGAGAATCGCGAGATGACGCCGCAGCACGAGGCGCTCTCGGGCCATCACACACGGGACGGAGTTCATAACGGCAGAAGAGGAACATGCTCCTTATCATGCCAACGCCGGCGAGGAACTCGAGGCGAATGCGGCCACCACGCTGCCGATGCAACGGCCCAACGCTAGCATCAAGTACTCCGTGATACAGTCCTGGCCAGTCACAACTAGCGGAGCAGGCAAATGTCAACTCCTCCAACTCGTCATCGTCTTCATCGTCGCAGCCCATGGTGAACTCCACTAGGTGGCAGGCCGGCTCGTCGCCCGTCGGGCACGGACATTCTCCCGGACTGAGGCAATTCCGGCCGTCTCCATCCACTGTTTCAAAAAACAATGCCAGTTTGGTAATCCACAAATCTTTGTTTCCTGGAACGAAAGGGAACATGTGCCGAAGGAGCTTCAGATCAATTTCTCGTTCGTTCTTACCTCGTTGACATGCCTCGCGGAACAACTCCCACGCATCCGGGAACTCATGACGCACGTCGAAATAGGCCCAGCCGTTTCCCGGCAAATGACATTGCGCGACTTCGCTAGCTTCATGTCGCAACAACTCTCCGCCTTCCCGAGCTGTATAGTTCAGGTGGAGGATCATGTCGCTCAACGTGTCCATGTCAAAGTAGTTGTTTTCTAGCGGAAGCTCGATCCGCCAGCGGCTTACCGCCCCTAGGAATTCAAACGGTAGATACCGCTCGTCGCGGAAGTTGAGTTCGAACATCCCAGAGTCATTCTGCCCACTCGAGGTTGCGATGGCTTCCTTGGCCGCATACTGTCGCACCATCCGCGGATCGTCGGCACAAGCCGCGTAGCCACCCTCCAGTTCTCTGTCTGCGCAGCGATGCTGTTTAGAAGGACAACAACAATGATGCGGAGGCGCACTCAAGCGCGGATCTTTCCGTGTGACACTGCTGATAAGTGTCAGGCGGCAATGCACTCCCGTGTATGGGCCGGTAACGCAGGGAATGGTGAGTGTCACGTTCTTGATACGGCGCATGTAATGGCCGGGGAAATCGAGGTCGAACATCCACTCTGGGAGTTCAATTTCGCAACAACCGGCAATTCGCAGGCGCAGGAACTCCATTGGGAAGTGCAGCCGGAGCGAAAAATGCTTAGTCAATTCGTACTCTCGAACATTTTCATCAAGATATGCTTTTTCCATCAGACGTAGGGCGACTTCCAGGCGCTTCCCCGCCATCAGCCCCTCTTGCAGGCTATTCCAGGCACACTCAGGAATGAATCGCCGAGCAGTATACCCGCGTTCAACATTGAAGGCCCTTTCCGCTTGTCGTGCGGCGTAAACCGTAAGATCATATGTCTTGTAGTAGAGTGCCGCTGTCTCCTTTTGGAGGAAAAGATATAAATCATGAGCGGTGAATTTATCCCGGAAGAAATCGTGGATTTCTTTGGATTGCTCCATCTGACGTTTGAAAGAATTTAACTCTAGCAACATCTGGTCGCGCTTCCTTTGTGCAGCCAGTATCTGCAATTCCATCTGCTCAATCTCAATGGTGAGAATCTGCGCCTGATGAGCCCACTCATCGGAACGGCGCTGCCAGCCTCCTTCCGTCAGTTGTAGGCCGGCAGTCGAGGTGGCTATTTCCGCCAATCCGTTCATGATGCGGGCGGCAGTGGCGAAAATCGACGCCAAGGGCGTCCCCACGGGGAGTTGTGTATAGAACAGAGGAGTCCCGCCAAACCCAGCGATTCCGGTGAACATGTTAGGTATGGCGCCGACGGCGGCGGCAATTCCTTCAGAGACGTCACCTGCTGCACGGAGTACCGTGGATGTAATAGTAAGATCCTGATACTGGATCTCATCGTTAATCAAGCCAGTCTGAATGAGACCGTTGTAATAGGCGAGATTTGCCTGGCTGACCGCCTTCGTCTTTTGCAACGCTTCGACCTGCCAGTCGGACTCCCGCCATTGATCTTTTCTTG from Terriglobia bacterium includes the following:
- a CDS encoding amino acid adenylation domain-containing protein gives rise to the protein MEIFENPDRLERTTQSQPAAAPRMKAAIEPKARPARLPLSYAQQSLWFINKLKGTSSEYNLLFGLKIKGALDRVSLERAINTIVERHESLRTRFEEIDGEPVQVIEPGLRISMPVEDLSWLDEQTQAARVLQALKDEGAEPFDLSRGPLLRVRLLKLNETEHVFVETMHHITTDGWSWGVFHRELLTIYDAYRQGRGNPLEPLAIQYADFTLWQRNWVESGRLNKGFKYWKKQLEGIPERLELPVDHPHHVETFRAEVQEALLPADQMAALKQLSRENQATLYMSLLSAFALLLSRYSGQDDIVVGSPIANRQDPQLEQLIGIFVNTLVMRVRISPQASFRELLNEVTQTTWDAYQHKDVPVDRLVEEISPQRSIDYTPLFQVVLALQSMPFGLEAGESSLALEPMIGDAAQARWDLEVHIWETGAGLNVRWLYNRDVFEPWRTEQMAKHYLMVLNAVIAQPEKPLRNIDVLSQEEQQHILHGLNDTKKDVPETTLVELFQQQAAINPGAIAVAHNRCELTYLELDARSNQLAHYLKEQGLQPEDIVGLAMPRSLEMIIALLGILKAGGVYLPLDPAYPAERLLFMIADVSPRFLFCERNLASVLAGRNSSLITLESDCALRAGIESTTPLQLPDSRNAAYLIYTSGSTGKPKGVALEHRNTTAFLFWAESVFGPEDRAEVLASTSISFDLSVFEIFLPLCRGGKVVLAQNALDVANASRTHQPTLLNTVPSAATELLRTGAIPPSVRVVSLAGEPLSSALVDSIYRETNARVVDAYGPSETTTYSTFAFREPGGPETIGRPILNTQIYLLDSFLRPVPIGVVGDLYIGGRGVGRGYVNRPRLTAERFVANPWGESGSRMYRTGDLARWNYDGTLEFLGRSDDQVKVRGFRIELGEIQATLLEHPRVRDAAVIVRDDGTQKGLVGYVTRAETADEQDEARKSQISQWQELYDSIYERSQETSGAFNFVGWMNSYTGQPIAPDEMEIWVQETVARIKSLGAKRVVEVGCGTGLLLTRLAADCVSYIGVDFSPIVLKQLASSLSTRPDLRQVELRHGLAHDLSFLADGSVDLVIVNSVVQYFPEVHYLIGVLREAVRVTRSGGHIFIGDVRSLPLMEAYHASVHLHKAGAEMTVAELRRRIAQAMRDEEELLVAPRLFEEIGRNWEDVGRVTCSLKAGCYDNELSRFRYDVVIRAGDKEEIIDPGQQISWTQDGSWKTELEKRLHETPPNSIGVRGIPDARAAKAVRAVELLANSPAEMRAGELQIAVQHATGEDPDAVMALARKLGVEIRWQRFGSDGIYDAVFNPRWRRVSRADQLSAADYERFANTPAKNMGDAELVQELKTYLGQKLPDYMVPPAIVVLPRLPLKPNGKLDRQKLPTPDFNLRTAVYRAPRTPEEEILCEIFAQLLGMDRVGVDDDFFALGGHSLMATRLISRIRALLGADIQVSTVFEAPSVAKLAAKLSGARSSRVALEQKLRPEHLPLSYGQQRLWFIDKLKGSSTEYTIPVRLRISGELDPVTLERAINTIVERHESMRTHFKEMDGRPEQVIAPQILISMPKDDLRGLDKQAQSRQVIEILKQEGARPFDLSQGPFLRVRLLRLGEQEHILLRTVHHIASDGWSEGIFNRELAEIYDAYRQGKENPLKPLRLQYADFTLWQREWLQGDWLTGELAYWKQQLAGIPERLELCTDRPRPALQTFEGELCHVRLNAEAAGKLKRFSQSHQATLYMTMLAAFGVLLSRYSGQQDIVVASPIANRQDPQLEELIGFFVNTLVLRMGTQGEKSFRNLLGEVHRMALEAYQHQDVPFERLVEELAPRRSLQTSPVFQVMFSLQNMPWEVYQLKGLEIEVVRGDYPQVIVDLEVYAVEHAGAIEIYWVYNHDLFDRWRMEQMAHHFLRVLEATVDDPSRHIGQTQLLDEKELRHILEEFNPTERDVPGATLPELFEEQARRTPRATAVIDDGKELNYEELNQQANRLAHWLIAEGIGPEDLVAVAIPRSLELMVALLGILKSGAACLPLDTSYPAQRLAFMLEDAQPACMLTVSGLASRLADDLPQLVLDKQEARDVLAHFLTGNPGNADRRKSLSGENPAYVIYTSGSTGTPKGVLVQHSAIVNKVSTLISYFGLTRTTRYAAITSTIFDPLFEQIFCPLCAGGISIIIPDAVRDDAERFSVYAREHKPSVLDVTPGLAGHLVRHSSWTLRLDTLIIGGDILPVPLANELWSSRVARKIFNFYGPTEVCIDATACEITATSLDGAVSIGSALPNYRLYVLDGEMQPVPVGVVGELYIAGVGLARGYLKRPALTAERFLPDPYGEPGTRMYRTGDLAWWRKDGNLEFIGRRDHQVKIRGFRIELG